The proteins below come from a single Rosa rugosa chromosome 2, drRosRugo1.1, whole genome shotgun sequence genomic window:
- the LOC133732903 gene encoding uncharacterized protein LOC133732903, translating into MACFVPFNNRNLDISIFVFRPTVVHVDELLAGLKQFSLCTETLGCVQSSILQSIHGNMIIWFGAWLKRSSENKDSLTASLLSMLSNLSTKATLVDHTFFDAYAGESRDGSCAAKFCTGDTVSMSAAAFNGAGDVSDVSYACLALFKSSFHKMEGVRSGVCLKSQTNPSIACFYVWKSLQYCYSWILSSDQRKALLPYFESYSIDIKYDIFRVVYVGGDNEPKFQFFYPHQILEQTAGGESKDEGKLRHSASII; encoded by the exons aTGGCCTGCTTTGTACCTTTCAATAATAGGAACTTGGATATAAGTATCTTCGTGTTTAGGCCAACAGTAGTACACGTTGATGAACTTCTTGCTGGGCTCAAGCAATTCTCTCTGTGCACGGAGACTCTTGGTTGTGTACAAAGTTCTATCTTGCAGAGCATCCATGGAAATATG ATCATATGGTTTGGAGCATGGCTGAAGAGATCTTCTGAGAATAAGGATTCATTGACTGCAAGTCTT CTCTCGATGCTCTCGAACCTATCAACAAAGGCGACGTTAGTCGATCACACCTTCTTCGATGCATATGCAGGAGAATCAAGAGACGGGTCTTGTGCTGCAAAGTTCTGCACCGGCGACACAGTCTCAATGAGTGCAGCAGCCTTCAACGGTGCCGGTGACGTTAGCGATGTCTCTTATGCATGCTTAGCTCTCTTCAAGTCTAGTTTCCACAAGATGGAAGGCGTGAGATCTGGGGTTTGTTTGAAATCCCAAACCAACCCAAGCATTGCTTGTTTCTACGTGTGGAAGTCTCTTCAATATTGTTACTCGTGGATTCTAAGCTCGGACCAAAGAAAAGCACTGCTCCCTTATTTTGAAAGCTACTCTATCGATATTAAGTATGACATTTTTAGAGTGGTATATGTTGGTGGTGACAATGAACCCAAGTTTCAGTTCTTCTATCCTCACCAGATATTGGAGCAAACAGCTGGAGGAGAAAGCAAAGATGAAGGTAAGCTTAGGCATAGTGCTTCCATTATCTGA